A single genomic interval of Bacillota bacterium harbors:
- a CDS encoding CapA family protein, with protein MSQQPPTKRLARAVTVLAAGDVMLVLGMVPLLRRHGAEHPFREVRSLLHRADVVIANLEAPFTTRNIPTPHKSADSVKARRDYILRAHPNTARGLKFAGITAVSLANNHTMDYQRGGLEDTLAVLDRLGIAWAGAGRNIMEARRPAVLERKGLRLALLSYSCILPVGSVATPTRAGIAPARGVGAEEAMRVDIARARRESDFVIVSVHWGEQLARYPNKTQQRLGRLFLQWGADAVIGHHPHVLQGIEVRQGKVIAYSLGDFVNLSSRGETAILQIAIDRPHRIDSANLIPLELRLGQPRPADGKTWRQIIRQMRVLSGAWGTRIDEFGGIWLTSTSAG; from the coding sequence ATGTCGCAGCAGCCGCCGACAAAACGTTTGGCACGGGCGGTGACGGTGCTGGCGGCGGGGGATGTCATGCTGGTGCTGGGCATGGTTCCTTTGCTTCGGCGGCACGGAGCCGAGCATCCCTTTCGCGAGGTTCGCTCTCTGCTACACCGCGCGGATGTGGTTATCGCCAATCTGGAGGCTCCTTTCACCACCCGCAATATTCCAACGCCCCACAAGAGTGCAGACAGCGTGAAGGCGCGGCGAGACTATATCCTGCGTGCCCATCCCAATACCGCGAGGGGGCTGAAGTTCGCAGGAATTACCGCTGTCAGCCTGGCGAACAACCATACGATGGACTATCAACGCGGTGGGCTGGAGGATACCCTTGCGGTGCTGGACAGGCTCGGCATTGCCTGGGCGGGGGCGGGAAGAAACATCATGGAAGCCAGACGCCCTGCCGTGCTGGAGCGAAAGGGGTTGCGCCTTGCGCTACTGAGCTATTCCTGCATTCTGCCAGTGGGTTCCGTAGCCACTCCCACTCGCGCGGGAATCGCCCCCGCACGCGGCGTCGGTGCAGAAGAAGCCATGCGAGTCGACATTGCCCGCGCTCGCCGCGAATCGGATTTCGTAATCGTTTCCGTCCACTGGGGCGAGCAGCTGGCGCGCTATCCCAACAAAACGCAACAACGGCTGGGGCGGTTGTTTCTGCAGTGGGGGGCAGACGCGGTCATCGGGCATCACCCTCATGTTTTGCAGGGTATCGAAGTACGGCAGGGCAAGGTGATTGCCTACAGTCTGGGCGATTTCGTGAATCTCTCCTCTCGAGGCGAGACGGCAATACTGCAAATCGCGATAGACCGACCTCACCGCATCGATTCCGCCAACCTCATCCCGCTGGAATTGCGACTCGGACAACCGCGTCCGGCGGACGGCAAGACGTGGCGGCAAATCATCCGACAGATGCGCGTGCTATCGGGTGCGTGGGGCACACGCATCGACGAGTTCGGCGGTATCTGGCTCACCTCCACCAGTGCTGGCTGA
- a CDS encoding TIGR01777 family oxidoreductase, translating into MRVIVAGGTGFIGKALCRELLLAGHEVAVLTRDATRARQRVPQGTGIMQWSPEQPEGLLQVLSDADAVVNLAGESVAASRWTPEFKQKLVDSRVHSTRALVQAIRQAEPRPKVLVNASAVGIYGDRGEEELTEASPPGAGFLSDLAVRWEQAAEEAREAGVRVVRLRIGIVLGEGGGALEKMLLPFRFFVGGPFGSGQQWFPWIHLDDVVGLTAHALQDERVDGAVNAVAPGIVRLAEFCRVLGRVMKRPSWLPVPGFALRLVAGELGETLLWSQRVVPQVALQTGYAFRYPQLEEALRAVLTKS; encoded by the coding sequence ATGCGAGTCATCGTTGCAGGCGGTACCGGTTTCATCGGCAAGGCGCTATGCAGGGAACTGCTGCTGGCTGGGCACGAGGTCGCCGTGCTGACGCGCGATGCCACCCGCGCACGGCAAAGGGTACCCCAGGGAACAGGCATCATGCAGTGGTCGCCGGAACAACCCGAAGGGCTCTTGCAGGTGCTGTCGGACGCTGATGCGGTGGTGAACCTTGCTGGCGAAAGCGTCGCGGCAAGCCGGTGGACGCCGGAGTTCAAGCAGAAGCTGGTGGATAGCAGGGTCCACAGCACGCGCGCCCTTGTGCAGGCAATCCGGCAGGCTGAGCCTCGTCCAAAGGTGCTGGTGAACGCCAGCGCGGTGGGCATTTACGGCGACAGGGGCGAAGAGGAGCTGACCGAAGCCAGCCCGCCCGGTGCCGGTTTCCTCTCCGACCTGGCGGTACGGTGGGAGCAGGCGGCGGAAGAGGCTCGCGAGGCAGGCGTGCGCGTTGTCAGGCTGCGAATCGGCATTGTGCTGGGCGAAGGCGGTGGCGCACTGGAGAAAATGCTTTTGCCCTTCCGCTTTTTCGTGGGGGGTCCTTTCGGCAGCGGACAACAGTGGTTCCCGTGGATACATCTCGATGATGTGGTGGGGCTGACGGCGCACGCCCTGCAGGATGAGAGGGTAGACGGAGCGGTCAACGCGGTAGCGCCCGGCATCGTACGCTTGGCAGAGTTCTGCAGGGTGCTGGGCAGGGTGATGAAACGTCCCTCCTGGCTGCCGGTGCCGGGGTTTGCCCTGCGCTTGGTGGCAGGCGAACTGGGCGAAACGTTGCTCTGGAGCCAGCGCGTGGTGCCGCAGGTGGCTTTACAAACGGGTTATGCTTTCCGCTATCCGCAGCTGGAAGAGGCGTTGCGTGCTGTGCTAACTAAATCGTAG
- the pyk gene encoding pyruvate kinase, whose amino-acid sequence MRCTKIVCTIGPATASPERLRALIEAGMDVARLNFSHGSHESHGQVIEHIRRISAELGKPVAILQDLCGPKLRLGTLPGEGVSVESGQSVRFVMAEEGTDAQSIPLPSSTLFALVRPGERILIDDGRVEIVVTERNLNAIHGQVRIGGVIRTRKGVNLPDTRLPVTSVSERDLEDLRFGILRGVDWVAVSFVRKPEDLQPVRYTIEAAGASIGVIAKIEKREALENFDAILQAADGIMVARGDLGVEMPIDEVPMIQKQIIARCNCEGKPVITATQMLESMVSAPHPTRAEASDVANSILDGTDAVMLSGETAVGDYPVEAVQVMHRIAVRTETALKEGVVVRPNQPMAGSLSVTEAVAEAVCHIAYDIGARAIICATATGSTARLVSKYRPKTPIVAFTPSESTYRQLALSWGVQPCLIPEVHTMEEMLQTAVNTAVNMGVAQKDDKVVVTAGVPFGVAGNTNLIKVHTIGQPIVLRG is encoded by the coding sequence ATGCGCTGCACCAAAATCGTATGCACCATCGGACCCGCGACTGCATCCCCCGAACGCCTCCGCGCCCTCATCGAGGCGGGAATGGATGTGGCAAGACTGAACTTCTCGCACGGTAGCCATGAGTCGCACGGGCAGGTGATCGAACATATCCGCCGTATTAGTGCCGAGCTGGGCAAGCCGGTAGCCATCCTGCAAGACCTGTGCGGTCCGAAATTGCGGCTGGGTACGTTACCCGGGGAGGGTGTGTCTGTAGAAAGCGGGCAAAGCGTGCGTTTTGTGATGGCAGAAGAAGGCACCGACGCCCAGAGCATTCCCTTACCTTCGTCCACGCTGTTCGCACTGGTGCGCCCCGGCGAGAGAATCCTGATTGACGATGGGCGGGTGGAGATTGTCGTCACGGAACGCAATCTGAACGCTATCCACGGGCAGGTTCGAATCGGCGGCGTTATCCGAACACGCAAGGGCGTGAACCTACCCGATACGCGCCTGCCGGTGACCTCCGTCAGCGAACGCGACCTGGAAGACCTGCGCTTTGGCATCCTGCGCGGTGTGGACTGGGTAGCGGTTTCGTTTGTGCGCAAGCCGGAGGACCTTCAGCCGGTGCGCTATACGATTGAGGCTGCCGGGGCGAGCATCGGGGTCATTGCCAAAATCGAGAAGCGCGAGGCGCTGGAGAACTTCGATGCGATTCTGCAGGCGGCAGACGGCATCATGGTGGCGCGCGGCGATTTGGGCGTGGAAATGCCGATTGACGAAGTTCCCATGATACAAAAACAGATTATCGCCCGCTGTAACTGTGAAGGCAAGCCAGTGATTACCGCCACGCAGATGCTGGAGTCTATGGTCTCCGCGCCGCACCCCACCCGCGCCGAAGCGTCCGACGTGGCGAACTCCATTCTGGACGGAACCGACGCGGTGATGCTGTCGGGCGAGACGGCGGTCGGAGATTATCCGGTCGAGGCGGTACAGGTCATGCACCGCATCGCCGTTCGCACCGAGACGGCGTTGAAAGAGGGAGTGGTGGTTCGCCCGAACCAGCCGATGGCGGGCAGCCTGAGCGTGACCGAAGCCGTCGCCGAGGCGGTGTGCCATATCGCCTATGATATCGGTGCGCGAGCGATTATCTGCGCCACCGCCACTGGAAGCACCGCACGTCTGGTTTCCAAGTATCGCCCCAAAACGCCCATCGTGGCGTTCACACCTTCCGAAAGCACGTACCGACAGCTCGCGCTGTCGTGGGGCGTTCAACCCTGCCTGATACCCGAGGTGCATACCATGGAGGAAATGTTGCAAACCGCGGTGAATACAGCCGTCAACATGGGAGTGGCGCAAAAGGACGATAAGGTGGTGGTGACGGCTGGCGTGCCTTTCGGTGTGGCGGGCAACACGAACCTGATTAAAGTACACACCATCGGACAGCCGATTGTGCTGAGGGGGTGA
- the eno gene encoding phosphopyruvate hydratase has product MSTTIEEVIAREILDSRGNPTVEVDVYLSGGARGRAAVPSGASTGTNEALELRDGDAERYGGKGVLNAVENVNERIAPELIDMDATDQVAIDKLLCELDGTPNKSKLGANAILGVSLAVAKAAAEGVGLPLFQYLGGAFAHTLPVPMMNILNGGKHADSNVDLQEFMVVPAGAEDFPEALRMGVEVYHSLKSVLKAHGYNTAVGDEGGFAPSLKSNAEALDLIMEAIEKAGYTPGEDCYLALDPAASEFYEGGMYHLKGEGRVLTSEDMVAYYEDLVNRYPIVSIEDGLAESDWDGWKVLTDRLGSRIQLVGDDLFVTNVEYLNRGIQMGVANSILIKVNQIGTLTETLMAIETAKRAGYTAVVSHRSGETEDTTIADIAVATNAGQIKTGAPCRTDRVAKYNQLLRIAEVLGDAADYPGVGAFYSRRM; this is encoded by the coding sequence ATGAGCACGACCATTGAGGAGGTCATCGCACGGGAGATTCTGGACTCGCGCGGGAACCCGACGGTAGAGGTCGACGTGTATTTGAGCGGCGGCGCACGTGGCCGCGCGGCGGTACCGTCAGGCGCGTCTACCGGTACGAACGAAGCGCTGGAGCTGCGCGACGGCGACGCCGAACGCTACGGAGGCAAAGGCGTATTGAACGCGGTCGAGAACGTCAATGAGCGTATCGCGCCCGAATTGATAGACATGGACGCAACCGACCAGGTGGCTATCGATAAATTGCTTTGTGAGCTGGACGGCACGCCGAACAAGAGTAAGCTCGGCGCGAACGCGATTCTGGGCGTCTCGCTGGCGGTAGCCAAGGCGGCGGCGGAGGGGGTCGGACTGCCCCTGTTCCAGTATTTGGGCGGCGCGTTTGCACACACCCTGCCGGTGCCGATGATGAACATCCTGAACGGAGGCAAGCACGCCGATAGCAATGTAGACCTGCAGGAGTTCATGGTCGTGCCCGCTGGTGCCGAGGACTTCCCGGAGGCGTTGCGCATGGGCGTGGAGGTCTACCACAGCCTGAAGAGTGTGCTGAAGGCACATGGTTACAATACCGCCGTGGGTGATGAGGGCGGGTTTGCGCCGAGTCTGAAGTCGAACGCCGAGGCGCTGGACCTGATCATGGAGGCGATTGAGAAGGCAGGTTACACCCCGGGCGAGGACTGCTATCTGGCGCTGGACCCCGCCGCCTCCGAGTTCTATGAGGGCGGAATGTACCACCTGAAGGGCGAAGGTCGCGTGCTCACCAGCGAGGATATGGTCGCCTACTATGAAGACCTCGTAAACCGCTACCCCATCGTCAGCATCGAAGACGGTTTGGCGGAGAGCGATTGGGACGGTTGGAAAGTGCTCACGGACCGGCTCGGCAGCCGCATCCAGCTGGTGGGCGACGACCTGTTCGTTACCAACGTCGAGTACCTGAATAGGGGCATCCAGATGGGCGTTGCCAACTCCATCTTAATCAAGGTCAACCAGATTGGCACGCTCACCGAAACCCTGATGGCGATAGAGACCGCCAAGCGGGCAGGTTATACAGCGGTGGTCTCGCATCGCTCGGGCGAGACGGAGGACACTACCATCGCCGACATCGCTGTCGCCACCAATGCCGGACAGATTAAAACCGGTGCACCCTGCCGCACCGACCGTGTGGCGAAGTATAACCAGCTGCTTCGCATTGCCGAAGTACTGGGTGACGCCGCAGACTACCCCGGAGTGGGTGCTTTCTACTCGCGCCGGATGTAG
- a CDS encoding glycosyltransferase family 2 protein, producing the protein MTTPQVSVVVPMYDEEPNLPELHTRLTMVLARLDTPCEIIYVDDGSTDGTPQELENLLQQSQPVCTRAVRLPYRRGKTAALSAGFAIARGSIIATTDADLQEPPEVLPLLVSRVQSGQAHLVVAWRQQRQDSLFRVLASRLFNALLRWLTGLSLHDVNCGTKAMKREVAENLEGWMVSDMHRYLPILAARMGYRVEEVPVPHVVRRRGRSRFGASRYLRAVVDLAPVSLMWWRGWGMWTVLTGLSLLLAKMHYPMGWAGLAVATAWAATALAFWIRKR; encoded by the coding sequence ATGACTACCCCGCAGGTAAGCGTGGTGGTACCCATGTATGACGAGGAGCCGAATCTACCGGAGCTGCATACGCGCTTGACAATGGTGCTGGCGCGGTTGGACACCCCCTGTGAAATCATCTACGTGGACGATGGCAGCACCGACGGCACACCACAGGAGCTGGAGAACCTTCTGCAGCAGTCTCAGCCCGTGTGCACACGCGCGGTACGGTTACCTTACCGACGCGGCAAGACCGCCGCGCTATCTGCTGGCTTTGCCATCGCTCGCGGCAGTATCATCGCAACCACCGATGCCGACCTGCAGGAGCCGCCCGAAGTGTTGCCTCTGCTTGTCTCGCGTGTACAATCTGGTCAGGCGCATCTGGTGGTGGCGTGGCGCCAGCAGAGACAGGATAGCCTTTTCCGCGTGCTCGCTTCACGCCTGTTCAACGCCCTTTTGCGCTGGCTGACGGGGCTGTCTCTGCACGATGTCAACTGCGGCACCAAAGCGATGAAACGCGAGGTGGCAGAGAACCTCGAAGGCTGGATGGTATCCGACATGCATCGCTACCTGCCCATTCTGGCGGCGCGGATGGGATACCGCGTCGAGGAAGTGCCCGTACCCCATGTGGTGCGTCGTCGCGGGCGCAGCCGCTTCGGAGCCAGCCGATATCTGCGTGCCGTAGTGGACCTGGCGCCTGTATCGTTGATGTGGTGGCGCGGATGGGGGATGTGGACGGTGCTGACAGGACTGTCGCTTCTGCTGGCAAAGATGCACTATCCCATGGGATGGGCAGGACTGGCAGTGGCGACGGCGTGGGCTGCAACAGCGCTGGCGTTTTGGATTCGGAAAAGGTAG
- a CDS encoding glycosyltransferase family 39 protein → MDSQEPIENTSQRMLVRPVSTGAWWVLVVALGIQVAFIGKPFHVDDTVVLHIARQILVNPLHPLSGELDWDGTVKPTFHVTTNPPLLSYYLALWMLAGGEREWVMHTAMLVWQVLLWWGVVLLARRFHANETLATALVMLNPATIVSPNLMRDVPMVALWTLGIALFLLGSDTANGRRMGWGALITGCATLMKYSGLGAIVLLGVYVLLQRQVRQLWWVLLALLPFALWCIQNLIVHGQIHFWATMQRKDIVTPFADRLWGTLAGLGGVWLLWLWAGIVCRRRAAVCLAVAVALAAGWWRWQGVAPAGDLGSAFWIAAGVFLLVLTLWRVWAAWHEQAFPALWTAWVLFAIGIGAPFAAARHLLPALPPVVLMWLPQEPLGRLQRLALSTVMAAQVAFGMFAGWCDTETAEVYRQAARLLASQHGVQAFVGHWGWMYYAQKAGMRQVSANRLPPPGTLVAIPTVGGDAAVPPSLVPHLLYQESVEVTAPVRLATLPPKAGFYASLRGAPPFRWLPDGYREQFDLFLVEAEQR, encoded by the coding sequence ATGGACAGTCAGGAACCCATAGAGAATACCTCGCAACGGATGCTCGTCCGTCCTGTATCCACCGGTGCATGGTGGGTGCTGGTGGTTGCACTGGGTATTCAGGTTGCTTTCATCGGTAAACCCTTCCATGTCGATGATACCGTCGTGCTGCACATCGCACGGCAGATACTGGTGAACCCGCTCCACCCTCTCTCGGGCGAGCTGGACTGGGACGGCACGGTAAAACCCACCTTTCACGTCACTACCAACCCCCCACTGCTCAGTTACTACCTTGCGTTATGGATGCTCGCAGGCGGGGAGCGAGAGTGGGTGATGCACACGGCGATGCTGGTGTGGCAGGTGCTGTTGTGGTGGGGTGTGGTGCTGCTGGCGCGACGATTCCACGCGAATGAGACACTCGCCACCGCGCTGGTGATGCTAAATCCTGCAACCATCGTTTCCCCCAATCTGATGCGCGACGTGCCGATGGTGGCACTGTGGACGCTGGGCATTGCGCTGTTTCTGCTGGGAAGCGACACCGCAAACGGCAGGCGGATGGGCTGGGGTGCGCTGATTACCGGCTGTGCCACACTCATGAAGTACTCGGGGCTGGGGGCGATAGTGCTGCTGGGGGTATACGTGCTGCTGCAAAGACAGGTTCGCCAACTGTGGTGGGTGTTACTCGCGCTGTTGCCCTTTGCCCTGTGGTGCATACAGAACCTCATCGTTCACGGACAGATTCACTTTTGGGCAACCATGCAGCGCAAGGACATCGTCACCCCGTTTGCAGACCGACTGTGGGGCACACTGGCAGGTCTGGGTGGGGTGTGGCTATTATGGCTGTGGGCAGGCATCGTTTGCAGGCGGCGTGCGGCTGTTTGCCTCGCCGTGGCAGTGGCTCTGGCTGCGGGCTGGTGGAGGTGGCAGGGTGTGGCACCCGCAGGAGACCTGGGATCGGCTTTCTGGATTGCGGCGGGGGTGTTTCTGCTGGTGTTAACCCTCTGGCGCGTGTGGGCAGCGTGGCATGAGCAGGCTTTCCCTGCGCTGTGGACGGCGTGGGTGCTGTTTGCCATTGGCATCGGTGCGCCCTTTGCAGCGGCAAGGCATCTCCTGCCCGCGCTGCCACCTGTGGTGCTGATGTGGCTTCCTCAAGAGCCGTTGGGGCGGCTTCAACGGCTGGCTCTTTCCACAGTGATGGCGGCTCAGGTCGCGTTTGGGATGTTTGCTGGCTGGTGTGATACTGAGACCGCGGAGGTTTACCGACAGGCGGCACGGTTGCTGGCGAGTCAGCATGGCGTGCAGGCGTTTGTAGGGCACTGGGGATGGATGTATTACGCCCAAAAAGCGGGGATGCGGCAGGTGAGTGCGAACCGCCTTCCTCCACCAGGCACTCTGGTGGCGATACCCACTGTTGGAGGCGACGCAGCAGTGCCTCCCTCGCTGGTGCCTCATTTGCTGTACCAGGAGAGCGTGGAGGTTACTGCCCCAGTGCGCCTGGCAACACTTCCCCCGAAGGCGGGTTTCTACGCCTCACTGCGGGGCGCGCCGCCTTTCCGATGGCTACCCGATGGTTACCGCGAGCAGTTTGACCTGTTTCTGGTGGAGGCAGAGCAAAGATGA
- a CDS encoding nuclear transport factor 2 family protein: MQRGLLLAMSILLAVVTVRVALADKRAARAIRAEYARTAQYAKQKNVEGLLRQMTPDFLYKTKKGDVMNKQMVEQVMRAQYALIQSVDKRSTTIKRMEIKGNTARVTTVEELAVTMLDAQGKPRKVVSKATTRDTWVKTPQGWKVKMTEILDEKTTIDGKPQPAS; the protein is encoded by the coding sequence ATGCAAAGAGGCTTGCTTCTCGCGATGTCCATCCTGCTGGCTGTAGTTACGGTGCGCGTTGCCCTGGCTGATAAGCGTGCCGCGCGAGCAATCCGTGCCGAATACGCCAGAACTGCCCAGTATGCCAAACAGAAAAACGTGGAAGGTCTGCTCCGCCAGATGACACCGGATTTCCTCTATAAAACCAAAAAGGGCGATGTGATGAACAAGCAGATGGTCGAGCAGGTCATGCGCGCGCAATATGCGCTCATCCAATCGGTGGACAAGCGCAGCACCACCATCAAGAGAATGGAGATTAAGGGCAACACTGCACGAGTGACCACGGTGGAAGAGCTGGCGGTTACGATGCTGGATGCTCAGGGCAAGCCACGCAAGGTGGTCAGCAAGGCAACCACGCGCGACACGTGGGTCAAGACGCCGCAGGGCTGGAAAGTCAAAATGACGGAGATACTGGATGAGAAGACCACCATCGACGGCAAACCCCAGCCGGCGAGTTGA
- a CDS encoding Lrp/AsnC family transcriptional regulator, with product MEHDKQKAILEILEQDARTTPEQIAAMLGADVDLVKQTIHQMESSGIIRRYKTVIDWDRFGEERVFAFIDVKVSPAREVGFDDVAERIYRFPQVHAVYLVSGDHDLRVIVSGRTMKEVAAFVAERLAPLDRVQATYTQFVLKRYKEDGEVYAETEPDRRLVMAP from the coding sequence ATGGAACACGACAAGCAGAAGGCAATACTGGAGATACTCGAGCAAGACGCCCGCACCACACCAGAACAGATAGCTGCCATGCTGGGAGCGGACGTGGACCTGGTGAAGCAAACCATACACCAGATGGAGTCGTCGGGTATTATCCGCCGTTACAAAACGGTGATCGACTGGGACCGCTTCGGTGAGGAACGGGTGTTTGCGTTCATCGACGTCAAAGTCAGCCCAGCGCGCGAGGTAGGCTTCGACGACGTCGCAGAGCGCATCTATCGCTTCCCGCAGGTTCATGCGGTGTATCTCGTTTCGGGTGACCACGATTTGCGTGTTATCGTCAGCGGGCGCACGATGAAGGAGGTTGCCGCCTTCGTTGCCGAGCGTCTTGCGCCGCTGGACCGGGTACAGGCAACCTACACACAGTTCGTGCTGAAGCGGTACAAGGAGGACGGCGAGGTGTACGCCGAAACCGAACCCGACCGCCGACTGGTGATGGCGCCATGA
- a CDS encoding aminotransferase class I/II-fold pyridoxal phosphate-dependent enzyme: protein MKPLSQAVLAVPPSGIRRFFDIAAQLEDCISLGVGEPDFVTPWHIREAAIWAIEKGFTTYTSNYGLFTLRQRIAAHLKSRYGVDYSPENEILITVGVSEGLDIAMRALLNPGDEVIFFEPSYVSYPPCVLFAGGVPVPVPTDYRNGFQPDVDRLRKAITPRTKAILLCYPNNPTGAVASRATLEEIVRVAAEHDLYVISDEIYDRLIYDAEHTCVASLPGAAERTILLGGFSKSYAMTGWRIGYACAPAQVVEMMMKVHQYTMLCAPIAAQKAAEEALEHGEPEVERMRREYDRRRRLIVKRLNEIGLACVPPQGAFYVFPSIRCTGLRSEEFTEQLLWEERVAVVPGNVFGNSGEGHVRLSYATSLPKIEEALHRIERFVDKRRK, encoded by the coding sequence ATGAAACCGCTGTCGCAAGCTGTTCTGGCAGTACCCCCATCTGGCATCCGGCGGTTTTTCGACATCGCCGCGCAGCTGGAGGACTGTATCTCGCTGGGCGTCGGGGAGCCGGATTTTGTCACGCCATGGCACATCCGCGAGGCGGCGATCTGGGCGATCGAGAAGGGCTTCACCACCTATACGTCCAACTACGGGCTTTTCACCCTGCGCCAGCGTATCGCCGCACACCTGAAATCGCGCTACGGGGTGGACTACTCTCCGGAAAACGAGATACTGATCACCGTCGGCGTCAGCGAGGGGCTGGACATCGCCATGCGCGCCCTGCTAAACCCCGGCGACGAGGTTATCTTCTTTGAGCCCAGCTACGTCTCCTATCCGCCCTGCGTGCTGTTTGCAGGCGGTGTGCCTGTTCCCGTTCCCACCGACTACCGCAACGGTTTCCAGCCTGACGTCGACCGCTTGCGGAAGGCGATTACCCCGCGCACCAAAGCCATCCTGCTCTGCTATCCCAACAACCCGACGGGAGCGGTGGCTTCTCGCGCCACGCTGGAAGAGATTGTGCGCGTAGCCGCAGAGCACGACCTGTACGTCATCAGCGACGAGATATACGACCGCCTGATATACGACGCCGAGCATACCTGTGTTGCCTCCCTGCCCGGCGCGGCGGAGCGCACCATCCTGCTGGGTGGGTTCTCCAAGTCCTACGCGATGACAGGCTGGCGTATCGGCTACGCCTGCGCCCCCGCGCAGGTCGTCGAGATGATGATGAAGGTGCATCAGTACACCATGCTGTGTGCCCCCATTGCTGCCCAAAAGGCAGCGGAAGAGGCGCTGGAACACGGTGAGCCAGAAGTGGAACGGATGCGCCGTGAGTACGACCGCCGCCGCCGGCTGATTGTGAAGCGTCTCAACGAAATCGGTCTGGCGTGCGTGCCGCCACAGGGGGCGTTCTATGTGTTCCCGTCCATCCGGTGCACCGGCTTGCGTTCGGAAGAGTTCACCGAGCAGTTGCTGTGGGAGGAGCGCGTGGCGGTAGTGCCCGGCAATGTCTTCGGCAATAGCGGGGAGGGACACGTACGCCTGTCCTACGCGACTTCCCTGCCGAAGATCGAAGAAGCCCTGCACCGCATCGAGCGATTCGTCGATAAACGCAGGAAGTAA
- the gndA gene encoding NADP-dependent phosphogluconate dehydrogenase, which yields MADGNFIGLIGLGVMGQNLALNIARKGYSVSVYNRTASRTEAFLTERVRNEPITPAYDLQTFVQSLARPRKVILMVQAGAAVDAMIDSLIPLLDSRDLIIDMGNSHYADTERRMENLAARGLLFLGTGVSGGERGALEGPSIMPGGTPEAYALVEEVLTRIAAQTEDGACCTYLGRGGAGHFVKMVHNGIEYAIMQAIAEAYDVLRAAARLSTAHIADLFERWNQGELNSFLMEISYKALRKTDEETGKPLVEMILDKAEQKGTGKWTAQAALDLGVPTPSLATAVFARTLSHFKEHRVKIAEAISDQLCQSCPLDTQPLIEAMEHSLRLSMFLAFSQGLWLLSEASRAYDYGLNLSEVLRIWKGGCIIRARMLNFLREIVQEGGDNPHLLLSPRAQAFVLENLPFALKVMDAAHCCGVPVPVLGSAVDYLFGMSRANLPANLIQAQRDFFGAHTYERIDKPGTFHTEWE from the coding sequence ATGGCAGACGGCAACTTCATCGGTCTGATTGGCTTAGGCGTGATGGGGCAGAACCTTGCGCTGAATATCGCGCGCAAGGGTTATTCGGTGAGCGTCTACAACCGCACTGCTTCGCGCACAGAGGCGTTCCTCACGGAGCGCGTCAGGAACGAGCCAATTACTCCCGCGTACGACCTGCAAACCTTCGTGCAGAGCCTGGCGCGACCACGCAAGGTCATCCTGATGGTGCAGGCGGGCGCGGCGGTAGACGCCATGATAGACAGCCTGATTCCCCTGCTGGACAGTCGCGACCTGATTATCGACATGGGCAACTCCCACTACGCCGATACCGAAAGGCGCATGGAGAACCTCGCTGCCAGAGGTTTGCTGTTCCTGGGAACTGGCGTGAGCGGCGGCGAACGGGGCGCACTGGAGGGTCCATCCATCATGCCGGGCGGCACTCCCGAAGCCTACGCGCTGGTGGAGGAGGTATTGACTCGTATCGCGGCTCAAACCGAGGACGGAGCGTGCTGTACCTACCTGGGGCGTGGGGGGGCAGGGCACTTCGTCAAGATGGTGCATAACGGCATCGAATACGCCATCATGCAAGCCATCGCAGAGGCTTACGACGTGCTGCGCGCCGCCGCCAGACTGTCTACCGCCCACATTGCCGACCTCTTTGAGCGATGGAACCAGGGCGAGCTGAACTCATTCCTGATGGAGATTTCCTATAAAGCGCTGCGCAAGACGGATGAGGAAACGGGCAAACCGCTGGTGGAGATGATTCTGGACAAAGCGGAGCAGAAGGGCACCGGCAAATGGACGGCGCAGGCGGCTCTGGACCTCGGCGTGCCGACTCCCTCGCTAGCGACGGCGGTGTTCGCACGCACCCTGTCACACTTCAAGGAGCATCGCGTGAAGATTGCCGAAGCCATCTCCGACCAGCTGTGCCAGTCGTGCCCGCTGGATACTCAGCCCCTGATAGAGGCGATGGAACACTCTCTACGCCTGAGCATGTTTCTCGCCTTTTCGCAGGGGTTGTGGCTCCTGTCGGAGGCTTCACGCGCTTATGACTACGGCTTGAACCTGTCCGAGGTACTGCGCATCTGGAAAGGGGGCTGCATCATCCGGGCGCGGATGCTGAACTTCCTGCGCGAAATCGTTCAGGAGGGCGGCGACAACCCACATCTGCTGCTCAGCCCGAGGGCGCAGGCGTTTGTGCTGGAAAACTTGCCGTTCGCGCTGAAGGTCATGGATGCTGCACATTGCTGTGGTGTGCCTGTGCCGGTACTGGGAAGCGCGGTGGATTATCTGTTCGGCATGAGCCGGGCGAACCTGCCGGCGAACCTGATACAGGCTCAGCGGGACTTCTTTGGTGCGCACACCTACGAACGCATCGACAAGCCGGGCACTTTCCATACCGAGTGGGAGTGA